A genomic stretch from Helianthus annuus cultivar XRQ/B chromosome 1, HanXRQr2.0-SUNRISE, whole genome shotgun sequence includes:
- the LOC110871516 gene encoding MDIS1-interacting receptor like kinase 1, protein MIMFKPHCLFSLIFLICCSSFFAELTEVNDEASVLLSIKSHLLDPLNQLQDWKMSSEHNVHCNWTGIVCNSVGRIEKIDLSQRNLSGRISDDIQRLRSLTTINLCCNEFSTSLPRSFSSLTLLEYVDLSQNNFVGLFPEGLGMAVGLSFVNVSGNNFSGDVPAEFGNITALETLDLRGNFFTGSIPVSFKNLKKLKFLGLSGNSLTGSIPKEIGEISGLESVIIGYNEFAGGIPAEIGNLSNLKYLDLAYGNLGGEIPPEIKNLKSLEALFLYKNNLRGRIPPEVGKMTSLTQLDLSDNMLSGEIPAKISELKNLQLFNLMSNRLTGGIPAGISGLSQLVVLELWNNSLSGPLPDDLGLNSPLEWVDVSSNSFTGPIPETICNQGNLTKLILFNNKLSGPIPIGLSRCNSLVRVRIQNNFLLGTIPVGFGSLPKLQRLELANNNLTGQIPNDISSSPSLSFIDLSRNQLQSTLPSSILSIPNLQNLLVSENNLTGKIPSLFQDCPTLSVLDLSSNRFTGSIPASIASCQKLVYLNLRNNRLTGEIPATISMIGTLSVLDLSNNSLTGGIPESFGNSPALESLNVSYNTLQGPVPENGMLRTINPKDLAGNRGLCGNVLPPCTGHIYNSRHRDSHTTHIIAGWLIGTSVILAVVITTFAGKSLFSKLNKTGLCFKPQFEMGKTEHPYRLISFQKLKFTSTDILNCIKESNIIGMGATGVVYKAKISRTNDVVAVKKLWNNNRNPDIEMGTSAGDFVGEVNVLGKLRHRNIVRLLGFVHNDNNGMIVYEYMVNGSLGDALYGEQRLGVDWVLRYNIGVGVAQGLAYLHHDCYPAVIHRDVKPNNILLDENMEAKIADFGLARMMVKKNETVSMVAGSYGYIAPEYGYTLKVDEKSDVYSYGVVLMELITGKRPVDPEFGDSVDIVEWVRRKIRENEPLTNIIDKNVGNCRHVEEEMLLVLRIAVLCTAKLAKDRPSMRDVVSMLEEARPRRKGGSDGNDDGFDPASDVKDKPVFSSSPVTDLL, encoded by the exons ATGATCATGTTCAAACCCCATTGTTTGTTCTCACTCATTTTCTTGATCTGTTGTTCTTCATTTTTTGCAGAGTTGACTGAGGTCAACGATGAAGCCTCTGTTCTGCTATCCATCAAATCACACCTTCTTGATCCGTTAAATCAGCTTCAAGATTGGAAGATGAGTTCAGAACACAATGTGCATTGTAATTGGACTGGAATTGTGTGTAATTCGGTCGGGAGAATCGAAAAGATTGATCTTTCGCAGCGGAATTTGAGCGGGAGGATATCCGATGACATTCAACGGCTTCGAAGTCTTACTACTATCAATCTATGTTGTAATGAGTTCTCTACATCGTTGCCCAGATCGTTTTCGAGTCTTACATTGCTCGAATATGTCGATTTGAGTCAAAATAactttgttggtttgtttccggAAGGTTTGGGGATGGCGGTCGGGTTGAGTTTTGTTAATGTCTCCGGTAATAACTTTTCCGGCGATGTTCCGGCGGAATTCGGGAATATCACGGCGTTAGAGACGTTGGATTTGAGAGGGAATTTCTTCACGGGTTCGATTCCGGTTTCGTTTAagaatttgaagaagttaaaatttcTCGGGCTTTCGGGGAATAGTTTAACCGGATCGATACCGAAAGAAATCGGTGAGATTTCGGGTTTGGAGAGTGTCATTATTGGGTACAATGAGTTTGCGGGTGGTATTCCGGCGGAGATTGGGAATTTgtcgaatttgaagtatcttgatcTGGCGTATGGGAATCTCGGGGGTGAGATTCCTCCGGAGATCAAGAATTTGAAGTCGTTAGAGGCATTGTTCTTGTACAAGAACAATTTGAGAGGAAGAATTCCTCCGGAAGTCGGAAAGATGACTTCCCTGACTCAGCTGGATCTCTCTGATAACATGTTGTCAGGAGAGATTCCAGCTAAGATATCAGAATTGAAGAACTTACAGCTCTTCAATCTGATGTCCAACAGGCTAACAGGCGGAATCCCAGCTGGGATTAGCGGCCTAAGCCAATTGGTAGTTCTCGAGCTATGGAACAATTCCCTCTCGGGTCCTCTCCCGGATGACCTCGGGCTCAATTCCCCTCTGGAATGGGTTGATGTATCGTCAAACTCCTTCACCGGGCCCATCCCCGAAACCATTTGCAATCAAGGTAATCTCACTAAACTAATTCTCTTCAATAACAAGTTATCGGGACCAATCCCTATCGGTTTGTCTCGTTGTAACTCATTGGTTCGCGTCCGAATACAAAACAACTTCCTTTTGGGAACAATCCCCGTCGGATTCGGCAGTCTACCGAAGCTCCAACGACTCGAATTGGCAAACAACAATCTCACCGGTCAAATCCCTAACGACATTTCATCGTCACCCTCTCTTTCATTCATCGATCTCTCTCGAAACCAACTCCAATCGACGCTCCCATCGTCGATTCTTTCGATCCCCAATCTTCAAAACCTTCTAGTTTCCGAAAACAATTTAACTGGGAAAATCCCATCCCTATTCCAAGATTGCCCTACGCTTTCCGTCCTTGATCTTTCATCAAACCGCTTCACCGGATCAATTCCGGCGAGCATCGCTTCGTGCCAAAAACTAGTTTACCTAAATTTACGGAACAACCGCCTCACCGGAGAAATCCCGGCAACCATTTCCATGATCGGAACCCTCTCCGTTCTCGATCTATCCAACAACTCATTAACCGGCGGCATCCCGGAAAGCTTCGGAAACTCACCTGCGTTAGAATCTCTAAACGTATCCTACAACACCCTTCAAGGTCCGGTGCCGGAAAACGGTATGCTGAGAACAATAAACCCTAAAGATCTCGCCGGAAACAGGGGATTATGCGGCAATGTCTTACCTCCATGCACCGGACACATCTACAATTCACGACACAGGGATTCCCACACAACCCACATCATCGCCGGATGGTTGATCGGAACATCAGTGATCCTCGCCGTCGTAATCACAACCTTCGCCGGAAAATCTCTGTTTTCCAAACTAAACAAAACCGGACTCTGTTTCAAACCCCAATTCGAAATGGGTAAAACAGAGCACCCGTATCGTTTAATCTCATTCCAAAAACTCAAATTCACAAGCACAGATATTCTCAACTGTATCAAAGAATCAAACATCATTGGGATGGGCGCCACCGGAGTAGTATACAAAGCAAAGATATCACGAACAAACGACGTCGTCGCGGTTAAGAAACTCTGGAACAACAACAGGAACCCTGACATCGAAATGGGCACCAGCGCCGGTGACTTCGTCGGAGAAGTAAACGTTTTGGGGAAACTCCGGCACCGGAATATTGTTAGATTGTTGGGGTTTGTGCATAATGATAATAATGGGATGATTGTTTATGAGTATATGGTAAATGGGAGTTTAGGTGATGCGTTGTACGGAGAACAACGGTTGGGTGTGGATTGGGTTTTGAGGTATAATATTGGGGTGGGTGTGGCTCAAGGGTTGGCGTATTTGCACCATGATTGTTACCCGGCGGTGATTCACCGGGATGTGAAGCCGAATAATATATTGCTTGATGAGAATATGGAGGCGAAGATTGCGGATTTTGGGTTGGCGAGAATGATGGTGAAGAAGaatgagacggtttctatggtggcTGGGTCTTATGGGTATATTGCTCCAG AATACGGGTACACGTTAAAGGTGGATGAAAAGAGCGATGTATACAGCTACGGGGTGGTTTTAATGGAACTCATCACCGGGAAACGACCAGTAGACCCCGAGTTTGGAGATTCAGTAGACATAGTCGAATGGGTTCGTCGGAAAATCAGAGAAAACGAACCGTTAACCAATATAATAGATAAAAATGTAGGAAACTGCAGACATGTAGAAGAAGAGATGCTTTTAGTCCTTAGAATAGCCGTGCTTTGTACCGCGAAGCTTGCAAAAGATCGACCCTCCATGAGAGATGTCGTAAGCATGCTTGAGGAGGCAAGGCCGCGAAGAAAAGGTGGGAGTGACGGTAACGATGATGGATTTGATCCAGCATCCGATGTTAAAGATAAGCCGGTTTTTAGTTCGTCGCCTGTAACCGACCTTTTGTAA
- the LOC110871505 gene encoding photosystem II reaction center PSB28 protein, chloroplastic: MATLQTIAFSSPLSHHSPQQPLRLHPGMKSGTVWHSSRSSFSGQALTTPISRQNRTLKTSRAFTLTIQMVKPTIQFIPGRDEQTIPDVKLTKSRDGTNGMAIFRFDQPSVFDSSGEVGDITGFYMIDDEGTLQSVDVSAKFVNGRPAGIEAKYVMRTPKDWDRFMRFMERYANVNGLQFVKS, translated from the exons ATGGCGACCTTGCAAACCATAGCCTTCTCCTCACCACTCTCTCATCATTCTCCTCAACAACCTCTTCGTCTTCATCCAG GGATGAAATCAGGAACTGTTTGGCACAGTTCACGTTCATCATTCAGCGGACAAGCATTGACCACACCAATTTCAAGGCAGAATCGGACCCTTAAAACCTCTCGCGCATTTACACTTACTATACAAATGGTCAAACCAACAATTCAGTTCATACCAGGTAGAGACGAACAGACAATACCAGACGTGAAGCTAACAAAATCAAGAGACGGAACAAACGGTATGGCCATATTCAGGTTTGACCAACCATCTGTGTTTGACTCGTCCGGTGAAGTTGGAGACATTACCGGATTCTACATGATTGATGACGAAGGGACCCTTCAATCGGTTGATGTTAGTGCAAAATTCGTGAACGGTAGACCAGCAGGGATTGAAGCAAAATACGTGATGCGGACTCCAAAGGACTGGGACCGGTTCATGCGGTTCATGGAGCGCTATGCTAATGTCAACGGCTTGCAGTTCgtcaaaagttaa
- the LOC110871491 gene encoding subtilisin-like protease SBT1.2 has translation MAFKTSLMFCTILLYSLLTRTFAHQQPLKTYIIQLHPDALFASKLHWHLSVLEKTVDDPSSRLLYSYHSAMEGFAARLSEPELELMRKLRHVVAIRPDRVHKLHTTYSYKFLGLSPNDENGAWVKSGFGRGSIIGVLDTGVWPESPSFDDRGMPPVPKKWRGVCQSGEDFNGANCNRKLIGARFFSKGHSVASLSPSEDDVSEYLSPRDSHGHGTHTASTAAGSAVPMASVLGNGAGTARGMAPGAHIAIYKVCWFSGCYSSDILAAMDEAIRDGVDILSLSLGGFPIPLYDDSIAIGSFRAMEHKISVICAAGNNGPIANSVANVAPWVATIGASTLDRKFPAVVRMGNGKIVYGESVYPGTSHEKRLEIVYLTGGDRGSNYCFKGSLPRNKVQGKMVVCDRGVNGRAEKGQVVKEAGGAAMILANTEINLEEDSIDAHVLPATLIGYSESVQLKSYINSTRRPTGRIIFGGTVIGRARGPSVAQFSSRGPSFMDPVIPKPDVIAPGVNIIAAWPQNLGPSALPEDSRRVNFTIMSGTSMSCPHVGGLAALIRSAHPKWSPAAIKSALMTTADVTDHYGKPIMDGDKPAGILAMGAGHVNPVRAIEPGLIYDITPNEYIMHLCSIRYTKSEIFTITHRNVSCQDMMKNNKDFSLNYPSISVIFKSGMTSKMVKRRVTNVGESKSTYAVKVVAPEGVKVRVKPRRLSFSRSNQSLTYRVWFILKKSSGSKQGRFSQGQLTWMNLKDNKVKIQSPILVTKSTSKN, from the coding sequence ATGGCGTTCAAAACGTCGCTCATGTTTTGTACCATTTTACTCTACTCGTTGTTAACCCGAACTTTCGCTCATCAGCAACCGCTAAAAACGTACATTATCCAACTCCACCCCGACGCCCTTTTCGCGTCGAAACTTCACTGGCACCTTTCGGTTCTCGAAAAAACTGTAGACGACCCGTCTTCGCGTCTTTTGTATTCGTATCACTCGGCTATGGAAGGCTTTGCGGCTCGGCTCTCGGAGCCGGAGCTAGAGTTAATGCGTAAGCTACGACATGTTGTAGCGATAAGACCGGACCGGGTCCATAAACTCCACACCACTTATTCTTACAAGTTCTTGGGCTTAAGCCCGAATGATGAAAATGGTGCGTGGGTCAAGTCCGGGTTCGGCCGAGGGTCGATTATTGGAGTGCTTGACACGGGTGTATGGCCTGAAAGTCCGAGTTTCGATGACCGGGGTATGCCACCGGTTCCTAAAAAATGGAGAGGGGTTTGCCAGAGTGGCGAAGATTTTAACGGTGCGAATTGTAATCGAAAACTGATTGGTGCGCGGTTTTTTAGTAAAGGGCATAGTGTCGCCTCGTTGTCGCCGTCCGAAGATGACGTGTCGGAGTATTTGTCGCCTCGGGATTCGCACGGACATGGGACCCACACGGCGTCGACGGCAGCAGGAAGCGCTGTCCCGATGGCGAGTGTTCTCGGGAATGGAGCCGGAACCGCGAGAGGTATGGCACCGGGAGCGCATATCGCAATATATAAAGTGTGTTGGTTTAGTGGATGTTACAGCTCAGATATTTTGGCTGCAATGGATGAGGCGATTCGAGACGGGGTTGATATCCTTTCGCTATCGCTTGGCGGGTTCCCGATTCCGCTTTATGATGATAGCATTGCAATTGGAAGTTTTCGCGCCATGGAGCATAAGATATCGGTCATATGTGCTGCGGGTAATAACGGGCCAATAGCAAACTCGGTTGCCAATGTGGCTCCATGGGTTGCGACCATTGGTGCTAGCACACTTGACCGAAAGTTCCCGGCTGTGGTTCGTATGGGGAACGGAAAAATTGTTTACGGAGAATCGGTGTACCCCGGGACCTCACACGAAAAACGGTTGGAAATCGTTTACTTAACGGGTGGAGACCGAGGAAGTAACTATTGCTTTAAGGGTTCGCTCCCGAGAAATAAAGTACAAGGAAAAATGGTGGTTTGCGATCGAGGAGTTAATGGGAGGGCGGAGAAAGGTCAAGTAGTCAAGGAGGCTGGCGGTGCCGCGATGATTCTTGCAAACACGGAAATAAACTTGGAAGAAGACTCGATCGATGCTCATGTTTTACCAGCCACGTTGATCGGGTATTCCGAATCGGTTCAGTTAAAGAGTTATATCAACTCAACAAGACGACCCACGGGCCGAATCATATTCGGTGGGACCGTGATCGGGAGAGCTAGAGGACCATCAGTGGCTCAGTTTTCATCACGAGGACCGAGTTTCATGGACCCCGTGATACCTAAACCGGATGTGATCGCTCCAGGTGTTAATATTATAGCGGCTTGGCCGCAAAACTTGGGTCCGTCAGCCCTTCCGGAAGATTCTAGAAGAGTCAACTTTACAATTATGTCTGGAACATCTATGTCATGCCCTCATGTTGGTGGGCTTGCAGCGTTGATACGTTCGGCACATCCGAAATGGAGCCCTGCCGCGATCAAATCCGCCCTGATGACCACCGCAGATGTGACCGATCATTACGGGAAACCGATAATGGACGGAGATAAACCAGCTGGGATTCTTGCTATGGGAGCTGGTCATGTGAATCCAGTAAGAGCTATAGAACCCGGGTTGATATACGACATTACACCAAATGAATATATCATGCATTTATGCAGCATTCGGTATACAAAATCGGAGATTTTCACTATCACTCACAGGAATGTGAGTTGTCAGGATATGATGAAAAACAACAAGGATTTTAGCCTGAATTACCCTTCGATATCGGTGATTTTCAAATCCGGTATGACTAGTAAGATGGTCAAAAGGCGTGTGACGAATGTGGGAGAATCCAAGTCTACTTACGCAGTTAAAGTAGTCGCACCTGAAGGAGTCAAAGTACGGGTCAAACCTAGGAGGCTGTCGTTTTCACGGTCAAATCAGAGTTTGACTTACCGCGTTTGGTtcatcttgaagaaatcatcaggGTCCAAACAAGGGAGGTTTAGTCAAGGGCAGTTGACTTGGATGAACTTAAAGGATAACAAAGTCAAGATTCAAAGTCCTATTCTAGTCACAAAGTCAACTAGCAAGAATTGA
- the LOC110871477 gene encoding xyloglucan galactosyltransferase MUR3 produces the protein MRRRSPVNLPADRMEKGNNKSQHSRICVLGLLCAFFWGVLLYFHFVVIGGRTFQVTSISSEIRTHDPVPVIRSNPPVDIDRVANDNKPEIRDIDLDTQDVAEQKSDNSVTDPVENSQDSEPEVVTEQKSDNSVTDPVVEQKSEDVNKPKDFPFMKALKTVENKSDPCGGRYVYVHDLPSRFNEDMLKQCRSLSKWTNMCKFTTNAGLGPPLENTEGVFSDNGWYATNQFAVDVIFSNRMKQYECLTKDSSLAAAIFVPFYAGFDIARFLWGYNISMRDAASLDLVDWLQKRPEWGIMGGKDHFLVAGRITWDFRRLSEEETDWGNKLLFLPAAKNMSMLVVESSPWNANDFAIPYPTYFHPSKDAEVFAWQDRMMNLDRKWLFCFAGAPRPDNPKSIRGQIIDQCKNSDVGKLLECDLGESKCHSPSSIMQMFQSSVFCLQPQGDSYTRRSAFDSMLAGCIPVFFHPGSAYTQYTWHLPKNYTKYSVFIPEDDLRKRNISIEERLSQIPPDQVKMMREEVINLIPRLIYADPRSKLDSHKDAFDVSVQAIIDKVTRMRKDIIEGRTNDDFIEELSWKYALLDEGEYVGVHEWDPFFSKPKPNDGNSDSDGSGSSAEAAKNSWKNEQRQHS, from the coding sequence ATGAGACGCCGTTCACCGGTGAATCTTCCAGCAGATCGTATGGAAAAGGGGAATAACAAATCTCAACACTCTAGAATCTGTGTGTTAGGGTTACTTTGTGCCTTTTTTTGGGGTGTTTTATTGTACTTTCATTTTGTTGTTATTGGTGGTAGAACTTTTCAAGTTACTTCCATTAGTTCCGAGATTAGAACTCATGATCCTGTCCCAGTGATTCGTTCGAACCCTCCGGTTGACATCGATCGTGTAGCGAATGATAATAAACCCGAGATTAGAGATATAGATTTAGATACACAGGATGTAGCTGAACAGAAATCTGATAATTCGGTTACAGATCCGGTTGAAAATTCGCAGGATTCGGAACCGGAGGTTGTAACCGAACAGAAATCTGATAATTCGGTTACAGATCCTGTAGTTGAACAGAAATCTGAGGATGTTAATAAGCCGAAAGATTTTCCGTTTATGAAGGCGTTGAAAACCGTAGAGAACAAAAGTGATCCTTGTGGTGGGAGATATGTGTATGTGCATGATCTTCCGTCGAGGTTTAACGAAGATATGCTTAAGCAGTGTAGGAGTCTTAGCAAGTGGACGAACATGTGTAAGTTCACGACGAATGCTGGACTTGGGCCTCCGTTGGAGAATACGGAAGGTGTGTTTTCGGATAATGGGTGGTATGCGACGAATCAGTTTGCGGTGGATGTTATATTTAGTAACCGGATGAAGCAGTATGAGTGTTTGACTAAAGATTCTTCGCTTGCCGCGGCTATATTCGTCCCTTTTTATGCCGGTTTTGATATCGCGAGGTTTCTTTGGGGGTATAATATATCGATGAGAGATGCTGCGTCTCTTGATCTTGTCGATTGGTTACAGAAGAGACCCGAGTGGGGAATAATGGGGGGTAAAGATCATTTTCTTGTTGCGGGTAGGATTACGTGGGATTTTAGGAGATTGAGTGAAGAAGAAACCGATTGGGGGAACAAGCTTTTGTTTTTACCGGCTGCTAAAAACATGTCGATGCTTGTTGTGGAATCGAGTCCATGGAACGCGAACGATTTTGCGATTCCGTATCCAACTTATTTTCATCCGTCGAAAGACGCTGAAGTGTTCGCGTGGCAGGATCGAATGATGAACTTGGATAGAAAATGGCTTTTCTGTTTCGCTGGAGCACCTCGTCCCGATAATCCGAAATCGATTAGGGGTCAGATTATCGATCAATGCAAGAATTCGGATGTCGGAAAGCTTTTGGAATGCGATCTTGGTGAAAGCAAGTGTCATTCCCCTAGTAGTATAATGCAGATGTTTCAAAGCTCGGTTTTTTGTTTACAACCACAAGGCGATTCGTACACAAGACGATCAGCTTTTGACTCGATGTTAGCTGGTTGTATCCCGGTTTTCTTTCATCCCGGTTCTGCATACACGCAGTACACCTGGCATCTTCCGAAAAATTACACAAAGTATTCGGTTTTCATCCCGGAAGATGATCTTCGTAAGAGAAATATCAGTATAGAAGAAAGATTAAGTCAAATCCCTCCGGATCAGGTCAAAATGATGAGGGAGGAAGTCATAAATCTGATTCCGAGGTTAATATACGCAGACCCGCGGTCAAAATTGGATTCTCATAAAGATGCTTTTGATGTATCTGTTCAAGCGATTATAGACAAAGTGACGAGAATGAGAAAAGACATTATTGAAGGCCGTACGAATGATGATTTTATCGAGGAGTTAAGTTGGAAGTATGCTTTGTTAGATGAAGGTGAATATGTAGGTGTTCATGAATGGGACCCGTTTTTCTCTAAACCAAAACCGAATGATGGAAACAGTGATTCAGACGGTTCTGGTTCTTCAGCGGAAGCAGCAAAGAATTCTTGGAAAAACGAGCAAAGACAGCACTCATGA